In Maniola jurtina chromosome 2, ilManJurt1.1, whole genome shotgun sequence, the following proteins share a genomic window:
- the LOC123876202 gene encoding N-acetylgalactosamine kinase, with the protein MNGNNIDQVPIRKVTSSERIQKIIKEFYDEFGCHPAFVARVPGRVNLIGEHIDYCGYPVLPMALEQDILVAGSLTEEHKVCIRNANPKYVSFELEIKAYDDITITADKDGKPFWYNYVLCGLKGALEHLNNEFSSGVRLYIDGNIPPASGLSSSSALVSAACLAFLYAQNATLNRTEIASLCARCERYIGTQGGGMDQAIAFLAEKYCAQYITWNPLKATKVVLPEDASFVVAHSLAEINKAATNDYNRRVIECRLASKILALSPETSKDHSVITLSQVQKLLDKTLEEMVTLVYERLPKSIYTKDEVCKMLEISEEEIDKLYLTSNTRHITEFKLKQRALHVYEEALRVEEFRKICLQSNMNGKSNGSIHDKIRSSGDENEILTRLGKLMSNSHESLKSLYECSHKKLDLLVEISSKLNVHSRLTGAGWGGCIVALCPNEKVKNYIEKLENEYYVEHCNIDKNKAKSYIFATTPNYGAVIYVNQ; encoded by the coding sequence ATGAACGGAAATAACATTGACCAAGTGCCGATAAGAAAAGTCACTTCCAGTGAAAGAATTCAAAAGATTATTAAAGAATTCTACGATGAATTTGGTTGCCACCCAGCATTTGTAGCTCGAGTTCCCGGTCGCGTAAATTTAATCGGTGAACATATTGATTATTGTGGCTATCCGGTGTTACCAATGGCTCTGGAACAAGATATATTAGTGGCGGGAAGTTTAACTGAGGAACATAAAGTGTGCATCAGAAACGCAAATCCAAAATACGTGAGTTTCGAATTAGAAATCAAAGCATATGACGACATTACAATCACAGCTGATAAAGATGGAAAACCCTTTTGGTATAATTACGTATTGTGTGGATTAAAAGGAGCACTGGAACACTTAAACAATGAATTTTCTAGCGGTGTTAGACTTTATATAGATGGAAATATTCCTCCTGCTTCCGGTTTGTCCAGTTCTTCAGCATTAGTAAGTGCAGCGTGCCTTGCCTTTTTATATGCTCAAAATGCTACATTAAATAGAACCGAAATAGCATCTTTATGTGCGAGATGTGAACGGTACATCGGAACACAGGGAGGCGGAATGGATCAGGCGATTGCATTTTTAGCAGAAAAATATTGCGCTCAATATATAACGTGGAATCCTCTGAAAGCTACAAAAGTTGTTTTACCAGAAGATGCATCATTTGTTGTTGCTCACAGCTTGGCAGAGATTAATAAAGCTGCAACTAACGATTACAATAGAAGAGTAATAGAATGTCGGCTAGCCAGTAAAATATTAGCTTTATCTCCCGAGACTAGTAAAGATCATAGTGTAATCACGTTAAGTCAAGTACAGAAATTACTAGATAAAACCTTAGAAGAAATGGTAACTCTAGTTTATGAACGGTTGCCGAAATCAATCTATACAAAAGATGAAGTGTGTAAGATGTTAGAGATTTCCGAAGAAGAAATTGATAAGTTGTACCTGACTTCAAACACGAGGCATATAACCGAGTTCAAACTCAAACAAAGAGCTTTGCACGTATATGAAGAGGCTTTGAGAGTTGAAGAATTTCgcaaaatatgtctgcaatccAATATGAATGGCAAGAGCAATGGTTCTATTCATGATAAAATTCGTTCTTCTGGTGACGAAAACGAGATACTAACTCGTTTGGGAAAACTCATGTCGAACAGCCATGAAAGTTTGAAATCTTTGTATGAATGTTCCCACAAAAAACTAGATCTATTGGTAGAGATATCGAGCAAACTAAACGTGCACTCCAGGCTGACGGGTGCTGGCTGGGGAGGCTGCATCGTTGCATTATGCCCTaatgaaaaagttaaaaattacaTAGAAAAGTTGGAAAATGAATATTACGTCGAGCACTGTAATATCGACAAGAATAAGGCAAAGTCGTATATATTTGCCACTACACCTAATTATGGTGCCGTTATTTATGTAAATCAATAA